The Solanum pennellii chromosome 4, SPENNV200 genomic interval AATCAGCAGGATATCCATGTAAATTGTAACAATTAGCTCGAACATGACCCTTCCAGTTACAATAATCACAGTAAAGAGTGTTATTACTGTTAAATTGTTTCTGATTAGATCTAAAACCAGCTCCCATAGGAGGATTAGACACTGACTGTGAAGTAGATCCTGATCTTAGCATGTGTCCTTTACCATTGCTAAAAAATGCCATAGTCTCATTTATTCCACCAACATTAGCTGAAACAGAGTTATCACTCCCTGTTGTGCTCGATTTACCAAGGATTCTCTGACTTTCTTCAGCCATCATAAGAGAATAAGCTTTGTTTACACCTGGTGCTGGATCAAGCATCATAATCTGACTTCTAGATTGATTATAAGATTCATTTAGTCCTAAGAGAAATTGCATCTGCCGTTGATACTCAAAATGCTCTACATAGGCCTTAGAACTCTCACAGGCACAGCCAGGACAAGGCATCAATGAATCATACTCTATCCACAATTCCTTAAGCCTAGAAAAATAGCTAGAAACAGACATAAGCCCCTGTTGTAgtgtagcaatctccttatgcAGATAAAAAATTCTAGATCCATCAACTTTGTCAAATCTCTCTCTTAGATCAGTCCACACTTGTTGAGCACTACTTGCATAGACTATTCGACTCAGTATTTCCCTACTTACAGAGATCATTATCCATGATAGCACTATAGCATTGCATTTTCCCCATAGATCATGTAGAGAAGAATTGAATTTATCCTTACTGCATTTTCCATCAATAAATCCTATTTTCCCTTTACCTAGAAGACCTATCTTCATAGATCTACTC includes:
- the LOC107017205 gene encoding uncharacterized protein LOC107017205, which encodes MMLDPAPGVNKAYSLMMAEESQRILGKSSTTGSDNSVSANVGGINETMAFFSNGKGHMLRSGSTSQSVSNPPMGAGFRSNQKQFNSNNTLYCDYCNWKGHVRANCYNLHGYPADWKGKRRNNTASVSANHVGFNNTPGLPMHHQNTTNESCSSKVQPTVSSGVFSQQQQLHSHQQQFHPHFSPQQYMQLLKLIELENVKNNCDNATAHASGPLKWECEGDWHTGE
- the LOC114076820 gene encoding uncharacterized protein LOC114076820, producing the protein MPTESSISGAVQGGTTMVDSHHPLFLQSCDTPGSSLVSIQLTGSENYSLWSRSMKIGLLGKGKIGFIDGKCSKDKFNSSLHDLWGKCNAIVLSWIMISVSREILSRIVYASSAQQVWTDLRERFDKVDGSRIFYLHKEIATLQQGLMSVSSYFSRLKELWIEYDSLMPCPGCAYAISLRTK